A stretch of Paracoccus sp. MA DNA encodes these proteins:
- the clpA gene encoding ATP-dependent Clp protease ATP-binding subunit ClpA: MPSFSTSLEQAIHAALALANEHRHELATLEHLLLALTEEPDAVKVMRACNVDLDELRRMLVEFIEDDLSTLITDVEGSEAVPTAAFQRVIQRAAIHVQSSGRTEVTGANVLVAIFAERESNAAFFLQELDMTRYDAVNFIAHGVAKNPSFSENRPVQGSEQQGEQAQAEQVQAKDESALAKYCVNLNKKASKGDVDPLIGRADEVERCIQVLCRRRKNNPLLVGDPGVGKTAIAEGLALKITRGETPDVLAGSTIFSLDMGALLAGTRYRGDFEERLKAVVKELEEHPDAILFIDEIHTVIGAGATSGGAMDASNLLKPALAGGKLRCMGSTTYKEFRQHFEKDRALSRRFQKIDVNEPTVPDTIKILMGLKPSFEKHHDLRYTNDAIKMAVELSARYIHDRKLPDKAIDVIDEAGAAQHLVSESKRRKTIGPKEIEAVVAKIARIPPKSVSKDDAAVLKDLDATLKRLVFGQDAAIEALSSAIKLARAGLREPEKPIGNYLFAGPTGVGKTEVAKQLAATLGVELLRFDMSEYMEKHAVSRLIGAPPGYVGFDQGGLLTDGVDQHPHCVLLLDEIEKAHPDVYNILLQVMDHGKLTDHNGRQVDFRNVILIMTSNAGAADQAKAAFGFGRERREGEDTAAIERTFTPEFRNRLDAVISFAPLSREIIVQVVEKFVLQLEAQLIDRGVHIELTPEAADWLAERGYDEKMGARPLGRVIQESIKKPLAEELLFGRLTKGGVVRVRIEDDKPVFDITGPETPRISNSKPPLLTAD, translated from the coding sequence GTGCCGTCCTTTTCGACCTCGTTGGAACAGGCCATCCATGCCGCGCTTGCGCTGGCCAACGAACATCGCCATGAGCTTGCCACGCTCGAGCACCTGCTGCTCGCGCTGACGGAGGAGCCCGATGCCGTGAAGGTAATGCGGGCCTGCAATGTCGATCTGGACGAGTTGCGCCGGATGCTGGTCGAGTTCATCGAAGACGACCTTTCGACCCTCATCACCGATGTCGAGGGTTCCGAGGCCGTCCCCACCGCCGCATTCCAGCGCGTGATCCAGCGCGCCGCGATCCATGTCCAAAGCTCGGGGCGGACCGAGGTGACGGGGGCCAATGTCCTTGTCGCCATCTTCGCCGAGCGGGAATCGAACGCCGCCTTCTTCCTGCAAGAGCTGGACATGACCCGCTACGACGCGGTGAACTTCATCGCCCATGGCGTCGCCAAGAACCCGTCCTTCTCGGAAAACCGCCCGGTGCAGGGCTCCGAGCAGCAGGGCGAACAGGCCCAGGCCGAACAGGTGCAGGCCAAGGACGAATCCGCGCTGGCGAAATATTGCGTGAACCTGAACAAGAAGGCCTCCAAGGGCGATGTCGATCCGCTGATCGGCCGCGCCGACGAGGTCGAGCGCTGCATCCAGGTGCTCTGCCGCCGGCGCAAGAACAACCCGCTGCTGGTCGGCGATCCGGGGGTCGGCAAGACCGCCATCGCCGAGGGCCTGGCGCTCAAGATCACCCGCGGCGAGACGCCGGACGTGCTGGCCGGCTCGACCATCTTCTCGCTCGACATGGGCGCGCTGCTGGCCGGCACCCGCTATCGCGGCGATTTCGAGGAGCGGCTGAAAGCGGTGGTCAAGGAGCTGGAAGAGCATCCCGACGCCATCCTCTTCATAGACGAGATCCATACCGTGATCGGCGCCGGCGCCACCTCGGGCGGCGCCATGGACGCCTCGAACCTGCTGAAGCCGGCGCTGGCCGGCGGCAAGCTGCGCTGCATGGGCTCGACCACCTACAAGGAGTTCCGCCAGCATTTCGAAAAGGACCGCGCGCTGTCGCGCCGCTTCCAGAAGATCGACGTGAACGAGCCGACCGTGCCCGACACGATCAAGATCCTGATGGGGCTGAAGCCCAGCTTCGAAAAGCATCACGATCTGCGCTATACCAATGACGCGATCAAGATGGCGGTCGAGCTCTCGGCCCGCTACATCCACGACCGCAAGCTGCCCGACAAAGCCATCGACGTGATCGACGAGGCCGGCGCGGCGCAGCATCTGGTCAGCGAAAGCAAGCGCCGCAAGACCATCGGCCCGAAGGAGATCGAGGCCGTGGTGGCCAAGATCGCCCGCATCCCGCCGAAAAGCGTCTCCAAGGACGATGCGGCGGTGCTCAAGGACCTCGACGCGACGCTCAAGCGCCTGGTCTTCGGCCAGGATGCGGCGATCGAGGCGTTGTCCTCGGCGATCAAGCTGGCCCGGGCCGGACTGCGCGAGCCGGAAAAGCCGATCGGCAACTATCTCTTCGCCGGCCCCACCGGCGTCGGCAAGACCGAGGTCGCCAAGCAGCTGGCCGCGACCCTCGGCGTCGAGCTGCTGCGTTTCGACATGTCCGAATACATGGAGAAACATGCGGTCAGCCGGCTGATCGGCGCGCCTCCGGGCTATGTGGGCTTCGACCAGGGCGGGCTTCTGACCGACGGGGTGGACCAGCATCCGCATTGCGTGCTGCTGCTGGACGAGATCGAAAAGGCGCATCCGGATGTCTACAACATCCTGCTGCAGGTCATGGACCACGGCAAGCTCACCGACCATAACGGCCGCCAGGTGGATTTCCGCAACGTGATCCTGATCATGACCTCGAACGCGGGGGCGGCGGACCAGGCCAAGGCCGCCTTCGGCTTCGGCCGCGAGCGCCGCGAGGGCGAGGATACCGCCGCCATCGAGCGCACCTTCACGCCGGAATTCCGCAACCGGCTGGATGCGGTGATCAGCTTCGCGCCGCTCTCGCGCGAGATCATCGTCCAGGTGGTCGAGAAGTTCGTCCTCCAGCTCGAGGCGCAGCTGATCGACCGCGGCGTGCATATCGAGCTGACGCCGGAAGCCGCCGACTGGCTGGCCGAACGCGGCTATGACGAGAAGATGGGCGCCCGCCCGCTGGGCCGGGTGATCCAGGAATCGATCAAGAAACCGCTGGCCGAGGAACTTCTGTTCGGCCGCCTGACCAAGGGCGGCGTGGTCCGGGTGAGGATTGAGGACGACAAGCCCGTCTTCGACATCACCGGACCCGAAACGCCCAGGATCAGCAATTCCAAGCCGCCGCTGCTGACGGCGGACTGA
- the gloB gene encoding hydroxyacylglutathione hydrolase, translating to MPLELVPVRCLTDNYAWLLHGNGQTALVDAPEAAPILQELQARGWSLDQIALTHHHADHIQAVPELVGKTGAQVIGNADDAARLPPLDRPVRPGERFALCGETAEVLDVSGHTVGHVAFHLPGSAMVFTADSLMALGCGRLFEGDAEMMWASLSRLNALPAETLVCSGHDYCRGNGAFALSVDPDNAALQKRLAETASGARPCAPSTLAEERATNPFLRVAELADSLGLSGETDARVFAELRARKDRF from the coding sequence ATGCCGCTGGAGCTGGTTCCCGTCCGCTGCCTGACCGACAACTATGCCTGGCTGCTGCACGGAAACGGGCAGACGGCGCTGGTCGATGCGCCCGAGGCCGCGCCCATCCTGCAGGAGCTGCAGGCGCGTGGCTGGTCGCTGGACCAGATCGCGCTGACCCATCACCATGCCGACCACATCCAGGCCGTGCCCGAGCTGGTCGGGAAAACCGGCGCGCAGGTGATCGGCAATGCCGATGACGCCGCCCGCCTGCCGCCGCTGGACCGCCCGGTCCGCCCCGGCGAGCGTTTCGCCCTGTGCGGCGAGACGGCCGAGGTCCTCGACGTCTCCGGCCATACCGTCGGCCATGTCGCCTTCCACCTGCCGGGCTCGGCCATGGTCTTCACCGCCGACAGCCTGATGGCGCTCGGCTGCGGCCGGCTGTTCGAGGGCGATGCGGAAATGATGTGGGCCTCGCTGTCGCGGCTGAATGCGCTGCCGGCCGAGACGCTGGTCTGCTCGGGCCACGATTATTGCCGCGGCAATGGCGCCTTCGCCCTTTCGGTCGATCCCGACAATGCCGCGCTGCAGAAAAGACTGGCCGAAACCGCCTCGGGCGCCCGGCCCTGCGCGCCCTCGACCCTGGCCGAGGAACGGGCGACGAATCCCTTCCTGCGAGTCGCGGAACTTGCTGATTCCCTTGGATTGTCCGGGGAAACCGATGCCCGGGTCTTTGCCGAGCTGCGCGCCAGGAAGGACCGATTCTGA
- a CDS encoding methyltransferase domain-containing protein, giving the protein MHHDVFELRKFYYTRALGRVVQRVLRDRLTALWPPEQTQGMTVAGFGFAAPLMRPYLARARRVVSLMPGPQGVMAWPAGMPNCSVLCEETAWPLDTGSVDRLVLLHALETADHPAVLLDEAWRVLGPGGRMLAMVPNRAGLWARSESTPFGLGRSYTAGQLEVQARAAGFVTERTGAALYIPPSDRRFWLKSAQMWERAGLRISQVLVAGVVLTEFSKQVQAPVGPGRRVSVPSPLDVLEGIARPRPAGQGAGRTARDPG; this is encoded by the coding sequence ATGCATCACGACGTGTTCGAGCTGCGGAAATTCTACTACACCCGCGCCCTGGGCCGGGTGGTGCAGCGCGTGCTGCGCGACCGGCTGACGGCGCTGTGGCCGCCGGAGCAGACGCAGGGCATGACGGTCGCCGGCTTCGGCTTCGCCGCGCCGCTGATGCGGCCCTATCTGGCGCGGGCGCGGCGGGTGGTTTCGCTGATGCCGGGGCCGCAGGGGGTGATGGCCTGGCCGGCCGGGATGCCGAACTGCTCGGTGCTGTGCGAGGAGACGGCCTGGCCGCTGGATACCGGCAGCGTCGACCGGCTGGTGCTGCTGCATGCGCTGGAGACGGCGGACCATCCGGCGGTGCTGCTGGACGAGGCCTGGCGTGTCTTGGGGCCGGGGGGGCGGATGCTGGCCATGGTGCCGAACCGGGCCGGGCTCTGGGCACGGTCCGAGTCCACGCCCTTCGGCCTTGGCCGCAGCTATACGGCGGGCCAGCTCGAGGTGCAGGCGCGCGCCGCCGGCTTCGTCACCGAACGCACGGGCGCGGCGCTCTACATCCCGCCCTCGGACCGCCGCTTCTGGCTGAAAAGCGCGCAGATGTGGGAGCGGGCCGGCCTGCGCATCAGCCAGGTGCTGGTGGCGGGGGTGGTGCTGACCGAGTTTTCCAAGCAGGTGCAGGCGCCGGTCGGGCCCGGACGGCGTGTCAGCGTGCCAAGCCCGCTCGACGTTCTGGAGGGGATCGCCCGGCCGCGGCCGGCGGGGCAGGGCGCAGGACGCACGGCCCGGGATCCCGGCTGA
- a CDS encoding F0F1 ATP synthase subunit delta, which yields MANSASISADIAGRYAQALFDLVRDSGGLDALSAQIDDLASAFDASEDLRALTVSPLYDRQQQEAAIGALAGRMGLSAELANTLRLMARNRRLFALPQFVAKLRGLIADAKGEVTADVVSAQALSDEQKTRLADTLAAKSGKKVKLNARVDESLIGGMIVKLGSQMIDSSIRSKLASLQNAMKEVG from the coding sequence GTGGCCAATTCCGCTTCGATTTCCGCTGATATCGCCGGGCGTTACGCGCAGGCCCTGTTCGATCTGGTTCGGGACTCGGGCGGCCTCGACGCCCTCTCCGCCCAGATCGACGATCTGGCCTCGGCCTTTGACGCCAGCGAGGATCTGCGCGCTCTGACCGTCTCGCCCCTTTACGACCGTCAGCAGCAGGAGGCCGCGATCGGCGCACTGGCCGGGCGCATGGGCCTGTCGGCCGAGCTGGCCAACACGCTGCGCCTGATGGCCCGGAACCGCCGGCTGTTCGCCCTGCCGCAGTTCGTGGCCAAGCTGCGCGGCCTGATCGCCGACGCCAAGGGCGAAGTCACCGCCGACGTGGTCAGCGCCCAGGCGCTGAGCGACGAACAGAAGACCCGCCTTGCGGACACGCTGGCCGCGAAATCGGGCAAGAAGGTCAAACTGAACGCGCGCGTCGATGAAAGCCTCATCGGCGGCATGATCGTCAAACTGGGCTCGCAGATGATCGACAGCTCGATCCGCTCGAAGCTCGCCTCCCTCCAGAATGCTATGAAAGAGGTCGGATAA